The window CCACGCCAACGCCGAGTGCATGGAAAAGTGTTAAAACCTGCCAAAAATCaccttttccctttgttttttttattttttaacaagaCCTATCCaccttccctctttttttttttcagagaccatcagtattaaaaataataataattaataataatcgAGGACTACTTGAAGCGATATTTGTTTATATGCTGGTTCCTGGAGTTTCctgtaaatacatatttttttaatttctttttaaaatatttttccccagacagaatgtcttttttttttttttttattttactattattattgttattattatttttgggCTGGAGAGGAGGGGAGCAATTGGCTGAGCCATCCTTGGTGTCACCACTGGTGTCACCAGCCATCATTCAATAAAACATGGAGTTTCATTTTCAGCAAGAAATCCCTGGAGGTGTAATTAGCCCATCATAACCTATCATAGGACTAATCAATGATGCTTGTTAATGACTCAGCTTGTAATCCCTCCCCGGTCATCTCATCACATTGGTGGCACCTAGAGAAGCTCTGAGTACCAGAAAACCTCTGGAAAGACAAAATTAGGAGTCCCAGGGCACTAATTAGATTTATAAAGGCTGGATCTGTCCTCCCaggtgggctgggctggggcctGTCCTTTCCCAAAATGCCatcaaaaatggggaaaatagaaaaaaatggagttttcctgagtattttgtcttttcctgGCATGCCTGGGTTTGTCCAAGCTGCTCCTCGGTCCCCTCTCCCCGGCCTAGTCCAGggatgttttatttatttgggttattttttattAGATATTTGAAATCTGACCTTTCTTTTCAtgttatcttttaatttttttccaatggGTGGTGACAGATGCCGCAGGGAAAGTGGGAACAGCATCAGCCCCGGTGCTGCATCTTGGGAGTGGAGCAAGACCAAGTCAATCACCCCCATCCATGGGGGAAAACGGGATTTTCCCAGCcccagaggggaaaacagggcttTGGGGACCAAGCCAGATGCACTGGGAATGCGGATGGTGACCATGAAAGAGGAAGCTCCTGGGGAGCCACCCCAAAttctctgggagctgggattgcCAGGAGCATCCGAGTGCCCACTGCCAAAGCAGCCTTTTGAGCCTCCTGAACGAAAAACCCCAGAACTGCCCTTAAAATGGCCCCAGGGGAGGAGAGCCTGGGGACCAGGGAAGGGTCCAGCCTCATCCTCGGTTTCCTCATCCctgtgggatcagagcagggACATCAGATCTGGTTTGGGCaaataaagatatatatatacatatatacacacatatatatacacatatatatacatatatatacatatatgtgtgtgtatatatgtatatatctgtatatatctgtatatatatatgtatctaatttcttttggaatatatttattttccttatatatatttaatctctatataaggaaaatatatttaagtgatatatatataaagaacatatataataatatatatattctatatataaagaaaatatacaCACAAAAGAATAGATATCTCtgtataattaaaaatacataaaagaaTATTaagaataaatacatttatgtattttctatttcttataTATagtacatatttatatataaatatataagaTATTCTATATATAAAGAATACCTATTTCTTTGTGTATATATgcttatatatttatatataaggAAGTATGTATATTTAAAGGAGATATGtactatatataaaaaatatttattactttatatatattttaatgtatttcttatCTATGTAGAAACATATTTAATGTTATATGatttaaacatatttaatatatgtttaatatgtatatttatatatgtttctccacatacatttatatatttctttatataaaGAGTATTTCTctgtaaagaaatatataaaggaaatatatagtatatataaagaaatctattttctctgtatttcttcacatatataaaaatgtatggAATATGGGGAAAATATGTAAAGAAAATAGACTTGTTGACATAAGTAAATGTATGgaatatatatagaatatatagaaaatatgtttctttatatatatatataatatatttgtGGTTATATGTATAAAGAAAAACATATGTCAAagaaatatatacatacatatatatctatatgtatgtatgtatgtatagaatccagctctggcaggagctgagcaggacTGGAGGGATAATGGTTTGTTCCAGGGCCCCTTCCCCCGGCAtctccttcccagcccttccctggcaggatttggggtcccagagggTTTTCCAGAGGGATGAATGTACTGACTACTGGAGGGCTGCGAGGGGaattactgttatttttcatggaaagtTTTCTAAGTAATTTATAAAGTCGCTGCTTGTAAACTAAACAGAGTCTGTATGGAAGAGGATTTATTACCCCGCGTCGCCCGCGCTCGGAGCCGTGTACAAACTGACAAAAACGGACAAATAAAAGTGTCATTCTGCAAAGGCCAGCAGTTCCCAGGGGGACATCCCAGCTGTCTGGGGCTTGTAACATTTCTTCCCTGGGGTTCTGAAGGCATTTTCCCGGTCCCCACGCggatggagcagctccacatcccGATGCCGTGTggatggaggagctgggatggggagcCAGGGCTCCAGATCGCTTCCCTTTGGGTTGTTTAATGCTGGTTATTCACATTCTCCTTATTTATGTTCAGAGAATTTCTATTTCTCCTGCTTGTTATTCACATTATTCTTATTTATGTTTATACAGGTTGTTTATATACTAATTAGTTTAATCAgataatttatatttcatttatatttagatcatttattttcaattctTCTGTATTCAGAGTATTTCAGGTTATTTCTATGCAGATTAGTTTTAAGTAGACTTTATATTCAGACGATTTATTTACATCTTATTTCTATTTAGAttatttcatttctgtccacatAATTTAATTCAGATGAGTTTCAGTGAGATTTATTACGTTTCTCTTATTTATATACAGTTTGTTTATTtgcagtttatttctatttatgttatttcagatgttttagttttattttctttctattcagATTATTTAATTAAGGAGATTTCAAAGCAGGTATTTATATTCCAATAATTTGcatgcattttatttctattaagattatttaatttcattttatttgaaattgtACTATTTCCCATTTTATACTGTCAGATTATTCATATTCACCTACTTAGCTTAAGATAGTTTCTTTTCAGTTAAATTCTATTTAGagtatttcaatttatttagtttcattatatttctgttaaaattacTTCATTCAGATTCTTTCCAATAGATTATTTCTAAACAGcttatttatatttatcttttttatattCTGATAATTTCaggttatttattttcattttatttttattcctgtttttctaGTTATCTTACTTATATTGATTATTTAATTCAGATTATTTATACTAATTCTACTTATATATAGTTTATTTCCATTCAAGGGAACTAATATTCAAGGTACTTACATTCAGactatttctttctgttcagGTTATTAACATTCAGCAGGTCCCCCCGTCCAAGGGGACCCAAGTCATTGGCACAGGGACTGTGGCTGCAAAACTCTCTTTATTCCAAGTATAAAACGGGGGACACAAGTGGAAAACCCCGGAACACAGGGGCAAGGGTCTGTCACCGCATGTCACCCCAGGCTGGGGTCACCCCTGGCCAGTgtcagccctgggctgggatcaACCCGAGGATGTCCCTGGCTGGTGGCACCCCCAGGTGGCACCACCCTTGGCCCTTGTCGTCCCTGGCTGATGTCATGCCCCAGGCTGGCATCATCCTTGGGCAAGTGTCCCCCCAGACTGGTGGCCCCTggatggcagcagctccttATGGTGCCAAGGTGCCTTTGCCAGGGTTCCTCCAGCATTTAGGACACCATCAGTGaggtgctgccagggcactgggTACTCGCTTGGGGACATCCACCTCCCAGCTGCCGGCAGCGTTCCACAGTCCTGGACATTGCTCCAGAGATGGGACCATGGGCACCTTCCCACCCCAGACTGAGGAGGCCCAGGGTGGGGGTGGCAGGGTGCCAAGCCAGGTGACAGCGGGAAGGGGGCTCAGTTCTTGAACATGTCACACAGCAGCTTCTCCATGGGGGTGTTGCCGATGGTGCGGCGGAAGAAGAGCAGCTCCACACGCTCCGAGGAGATGAAGCGCAGcgctgggaggagcagcagcagcttcccaaaCCTGGGGGGTGGAGCGGTGGCCATGGGTGGGTGTCCCACCCTGGCATCACCCATGAGGACGTGGGGACAGCAGTACCTGACTGGTTGCCCAGGGTAGTGGGAACGGTTGTGCTGACCCAGCATCACCTGTGACTGGTCCTGCAGGTTCTCCACCTGCTCAGGGTCCTTCAGGCCACGTGTCTCTGCGGGAACAGGGGGGTGACAAGCTGGGGAGGGCCACAGGGATGGCCAGTGGTGAGTGCTGGGGGTGGCCTCACCTGGTTTGAAGAGCACCACGGCCTTCATGCAGGCAAATTCCGTGGGGTCAACGGCCAATGCCTTGAAGCGGCCGAGGGTCTCCTGGAGCGCCCGCACGTCCAGGGTGGCCggcagcagcttcccagggaTTGGCTCGGGGACAGCCAGGAGTGGGCAGCTCTCCAGAGGCATGGACCACTGgatggcacagagcaggaacagctcacTCCATGCTTCCTCCAGCAGGATCACCTGGGGAGAGTGGGAGGGAACCCCAAAAGCTCTGTCACCCCCAAAGTCTCCAGGACCTGTAGCCACCACATCTGGTTGGGCTGACGAGCATCTGCAGAGGAACCCTAAGAATGTTGTGGAGATGCTCCAGCTACCCCAACAGGCTGCTACACTTTTGGGGGCTCCTGTTGCCCCATAGGCAGATCCCCAATTCCTCATGGAGATTGCCAGCCCCACCTGGTCACGGAAGGGCAGGTTGGAGAAGACGGGCAGGTTCTTGGCCCATTTCACAGCCATGAAGAGGAGACGAGCTGAGGTCTCGTAGATGTTTTCGGGGCTCGCTGCCGGGTACGGCGCCACCTGGTACTCGCCGATTGCCCTCTCTGGCTCACTGCCCGTCACATCCACCGTCTCATCAGCTACAGGGGTGGAAGAGGACGCAGATTGTCACCACACCATGGGGACATCCaccacccacccacccccctCTCCATTGGGAGCCACCCACCGTCCTCAGGCTCCAGCTTGGCACAGGTCTCGGCCGTCATCAGGCTGGCCATGAAGCGATGGTTGGTGGGTGGTGTGGGTGCTCGGGGACCCGGGGTGACAGTGGCACTGGGACCACGAGGAGCCGGACAGGGTGATGGGGGGACCTCACATGTGGTGGCCACGTGCTCAGGGGGCAGCTCAGCATCCAGCTGGATGCTGTCCAGCTGGACCTGGGCCGTGCTGCGGGGCTGGCGCTCGTTCTGCACAGCTGTACAGACAAGGTGGCATCAGCACTGACCACCCCGTTGTCACCCCCTGCTATTTGTCACTGTGTGTCCCCCCCATCTTACCGTCCTTGTTCATGCCAGCCTGCAGGCACTTCTTGAGCCGGCAGGCCTGGCACTGGTTGCGGTGAGCCTTGTCCACTGGGCACAACCCCGTCCCCGCCTGGCACCTATGGGGAGAggtggctgcagctcctgaggTGGCCCCTGTCCCCGAGGAGAGTCCTCTCCCATAGGTACCATGTCTCCCCCCATGGGTTTCCTCCACCCAACAAGTGTCCCACCACTGTGGGCACCCagtcaggtgtgtccccagtaGGTGCCCTGTCCCCCCTCCAAGGGGTGTCCCTACCCTGCTAGGTACCTGTTCCCCCCACTCCTGCTCCACTGTGTCCATCCTCTGGATCCTTGTCCCAGTGAATGGCCTGCCTTGATGGGCGTTTTGGCCCCTTCGGGGGTCTCTGGACACCTTCTCCACAGGTGCCTCTCCCCCTGCATGCCGGTCCCCTGTGTGCTTTGAAGTCCCCCTGGGTCTCTGCCCCACCCATTGCCCATGCCCTGGGGTCCCTGGCCTGCTGAGTGTCCATCCCGGGTTGCCCTACCCCACTGTGTGCCTGCCTGCCCCCAAGCTCCCTGTCCCGCTGGGTGTCCTTCTGCAGGGTCCCTGCccctctggctgctcctccccccatcccctgtccTGTGGGGACTCCCGTGCCTGTTCCCACCTGTAGATGAGCTTCCTGCGGACGCTGCGCTTGAAGAAGCCGCTGCAGCCGTTGCAGGCGTAGATGCCGTAGTGCTTCCCACTGCTGGTGTCCCCGCACACCTTGCACAGCAGCACCGGGCTCAGCTCCTTCCCGGGAGCCGGGGCCAGCCCTGTGGAAGTGGAACGTTCACATCTGGGTTGACTCTGGGCATCCCGATGTCGCTCGCATGACCCACCAGTCCCTGCTGCCCCCCCGCAACCTGGAGATGGGGTGGCTCCTGTATCTGCTGGTTCAGCCCAGGGACATGaatggggacacctcagggactCCATGCGGGGTTCACCATCTTCCCACACCCCAGCACACAGAGTGATGCAGGATGGGCTCTCAgaggaattttgaaaaataataaagggaTGAAATGGTGTTCTTAGGGAAGGGGACACCAGGCGTCCCAGGAAGGGGACTGAGCATCTCAGAGAAGATCTGCAGTCAGGGATGGGAGGTGTCGTggagaagggacagctctggggacatggggcacCCCAGGCAAGAGTCACAAGAGGGAACTGTGGGGATCCTGGTGAAGGGCCAGGGACCAAGGGTATCCAGGAGAGGGTTTTGACTGGGGACCTCGGGGAATCCTGGAGAAGGAACACAAATGAGGACTGTGGATACCATGGAGAGGATCGCACGCTGCAGGCATCCTGGCCTAGGGAAGGACCATGATGGGACTCAGCATCTTGGAAAAGAAGGACAGCTGAAGACCCCAGGCATCCTAGGGGACCATGATGGGGACCCTGGGCACCCAGGATAAGGACCATGAGGAGCAGCCCAGACATTCTGGAGGAGGGTGGCAACGAAGAACACAAACATCCCAAACAACGATGATGGGGGCACTGGGTGTCTTGGAGATGAACCATAATAAGGACTCCCAAGATATCTCAGAGAAGGACCACGATGGGGTCCAAAGGCATCCAGAAGAAAGCTGTGATGGTCCCAGGCATCTCAGAGAAAAACTGCAATGGAGGACCCCAAGTAGTGGTTGACCACTATGGGGATTCCAAGTATCCAAGAGGAGAACCATGAAGAGGACCCCCAAGCATCTTGGGCAACGACCAGAGTGGGGGCCCAGCCATCCCAGAGAAAAACCCACGTCCCTCCGTGTCGCACCCGGTCCAGTGGAACCACCTCTTACCCGTGGCACTCTCATCCAGCCCGGCGCTCACCACCGACCCCGCCGGGGACGCAGCCATCCCGCACCCGGCGTTCCCGACCTATCCCTGTCCCGTCCCTCTGGATCCCGTGGAGGGTCTGGCCAGGCGCTGGGTGCTCCGGCAGCTCTGCGGCCAGCGGGGCTCTTGCCTTGCTCTCTTCAAGGCGGCTTAGCGGCGGGCGCTGTGTAAGCAGCCGCCTCTTTGTCACCCTCTTAATCTTTAGTGTCTGTGCGGGGCGGGGGGGATCAATCAGCCACGCGATGAAGAATTAAAAAggtgctgagccccagccctgtAACCCTAAACCCCGCGACACCCAAGCCAccccccccgcgccgccgcTGGAGGTGTCACCCTGGAGGTGTCACCCTGTCCGTGCCCCCCCAGCACTGCGAGCCCGAGATTGCGGCGGAGGTGGGAGATGGGGCTTGGGCTGGGGACCCCCCATATGTGTCGTCCTCCCCTTGGGACCCACCGGGTCCCGTAAGCGCATAAGCCCTTCACTAAGGCGGTTAGAGGGGAATAACGAAAAGTGGTAATTAAGGGGGGTAATTTCCCTGCCCCCAAGTAATTAATTACCGGCCCTGATGGCGAGGGAGGGGGGATGCTCGGTAGGGGCCCCGCTGCGCCTCAGCATCCCCTCTCGGGGACCGGGGCCTCCACGGATGTTGGGGCTGCTGACACCGCAGAAGGTGGGGGCCAGGTGGCCCCCGGGGTTACGCAACCAGCGCTAAACCCTCGCGGTGACAGGGCAGCACAATTTGGGATTTGTGGGCTTTAGCCGCTAAACCCCCACCCCGCCCCGCTCAGGGGGGCGGCGGGTGGCCACCGTCACGGACCCGCCTTGTCCCCAGCGATGGGCCAGGCTGAGGACAGGGGTTCCCGGCCTGCTGTGCCCCTTCCAGAGGGGCTCAGGGGTGTTGATGCCCTGAAGGCGTCCAAGGGGACAAGCACTGGCAGCACGTCCCTGCtgagggctggcagcagtgacTCCAGTGATCCGGGGGCTGGGGGTCATCCCTCCGGCATCCCTGACTGACTTGTGGCTCCATCCCCGCTGCCTGAAGCATTCCTTCATCCCCCTGCCTGCGGCATGGCTCCATCCTCCTGCCTACAACCTGCTTCCATCCCTTTTGCCTGAAGCGTTTCTCCATTTTAAGTGTCTGCCATGTGACTCAGCCTTGCCTGCACCATGGCTCCACGTTCCCATGAGCAGCAGCATTCCATCAGCCTTCTTGACTCTATGCAGCTCCACCATCCTTCCTGTCTGCACCATGACCCCATCCCTGCCTTCCCCACGGCTCCATGTCCCCTGCCTGCAGTCCCCTCCCACCGTGGGACCCTCCGTTTCCCCAGGGTGCCCTGTCCCACCCTCAGCCTCCTGTCCTGACCCAGATCTCTGACCGCCACCATCTGCGGCAGCGGCCGCCTCCTCCTGCGGCAGAATTATGACGCTGGGCTAATGCGGCGGGAGCAAGCTGTCACCTCCCTGCCCGGCCCTTGGGTGCCCCCACACCTCTCACCCATGGGTGAAACACCCCCCAGTGCCCGACCCGGGGGTGCCAGGAACATCTGCATCCCGGAGGGCCAGCCCTCCCATGGGGACACAGTACCAGGGACAGCGGGGAGCGGCCAGCGTGGCGATACAACTGAGTCGGCTAATTTGCCCGTCCCCTCCTCGCCGTTGGGTAAAagccagctctggagcagggatttgggagggggATTAGCTGGGCCAACCATCTGCTGCTAGCCAATCATCAGCACCCCCAGGAAAGCcaataattacaaaaatatgGTTTCCCACCCCGTTTCTCCATTGCACCCAGCTGGGTGCTGTCACTGTGGTGGGCTCCCTACGGAGCAGCACCCTGTCCTCTTCCCAGGGATGAGGACTCCACGAGCACCCAACTGGGCACCCGTGGGAGCCCAACCCAGCCTGTTTTGGGTGTCACATGAGCAGGCCTGACGCCACGGCCGAAGGGCTGTGGGTGGTGGGTGGGGGTGAAGGAGCAAATGTTAAAGCCCGAGGCAGGGTCGTGACTCGGCTCAGTGACAGATGCTGGGGCAGATGCCATGGGATTACCCAGCCTAAAACCTCGGGATCTACCCCCCTTCCCCCCAGCAGGCAGAGAGCGTTTAATTACTAATTTACTAATTACCCAAAGATGCTGGCGATGGGCTTGGGACCTACGGTCAGGAGCCCCAGGGCTCCAGCCACCCTAATCTCACTGTCTGTGCAGAGCTGGTGGATGCGCCCTGGCCAGGGACAGCTTGGCCAGGGAAGAACCTTTGCCTTGGCAGTCCCGCTCCTGTTGGTGATGGCACAGAGTGGTGGGGAATGGGACATGGCAGTGAGGACAAGGAGGAGACAATGGGAACAATGATGGGAATCGGGAGGAGATATGGGGGACCAAGGGGAGACAGTGGGGTCCAGTCAGGTCTCCATGATGGAGATGAAGAGGAGCCggtgggggagggaggggagatgATGGAGACCAAGATGTGACAAGGATCAGGAGGGGTGGATGGGAACAAGGAGGTGATGAGGACTGGGCAGCAATAATGAAGATCAGGAGGGGACGATGGGAATGCCTTGATGGTGACCTGGAGACAAAGACAAATGTAGAAagcaggaggtgacagcagtgaccaggAAGGGATGATGGAGATCATGAGGGGATGCAGTAGGAGTGtgtcaccctgagaatcagaccttttgatattgttttcataatttctagccatTTTCCCAAGAAAGTAACTATAAAGaagtgtttatacattccattaaagatataccttttgatggacatctctcacggccagtgtggttgggaaggtggtgacctgactatccaatccctggtcattgtcaaaaacctataaatactgaaagaacaaataaacttcTTTCTTCACCACACTTCAAGCTGCAtccatgtgaatcatttcatgtccaacagtgacagGGGTGGATGGAGATCATGAGGGGATGGTAAGGACCGAGATGAGATActggggactgggaggggaggaTGGGAATGAGAAGGGTGTGATGGATATATTGGACAAGACAACAGAGACAAGGTGATGGTGGAGATCAGAAGGGGACAAGACCAACAAGAAGATGACATGAAGTTCCGGGAGGGTGGCTGTGGGACTGGAGGTGGCTGGGAAGGGTTAATGTGTGTCTGCCTGCACTGAGCTGGGTCCAGGCCAGGCTCGGGTTTCACCTGTAATTAGCTCTTGTTTATTGGAGGCTCCTTGATAAATGATTCTTTGGAGGTTGCCCGATGACAGAGGGTGACAGTCACCCACCTGAGCCCTGCTAAAGCCTTCACTGACCCCTGGCACCAGGATTAAAGTTTAATGTGACTCTGGAGCTGACCCTGGGCATGCACCATTCTGGGGtaacagggctggggacatggtggcCGTCCCTAGGACGTGGGGCTGGGTACAGGCTGATGTCCTCCCAGGGCCAGAGGATTTTGGCACCAAGAAGTGATTTGTCATAAGCCCAGTGGTCACTGGTTACCAAGACATtgtggccacagggctgttCCACGACTCCTTTGGAGTCACCCAAGAGGTTTGTGGATGAAATGTCACACCAGGTTGGGTTTGTCCCCCTGGGACTGGCCCTACAGAATGGGCACAGTGCCACAGTGCAGCCGGTCCGGGCACATTCCCAGGCACTGGTGGAGCCATGTGCCGGTGCCAAGAGCCACCGCGGTGCTCGCCGGGGCGGGCTGACGTCCTGCCCCGCAGCCACctttggagcagcagcagcttgggaAACACAGTGGAGTGAGAGGACATTGGAGGTGACCCCAAGGTGAGGCAG of the Poecile atricapillus isolate bPoeAtr1 chromosome 11, bPoeAtr1.hap1, whole genome shotgun sequence genome contains:
- the NR2E3 gene encoding photoreceptor-specific nuclear receptor — encoded protein: MAASPAGSVVSAGLDESATGLAPAPGKELSPVLLCKVCGDTSSGKHYGIYACNGCSGFFKRSVRRKLIYRCQAGTGLCPVDKAHRNQCQACRLKKCLQAGMNKDAVQNERQPRSTAQVQLDSIQLDAELPPEHVATTCEVPPSPCPAPRGPSATVTPGPRAPTPPTNHRFMASLMTAETCAKLEPEDADETVDVTGSEPERAIGEYQVAPYPAASPENIYETSARLLFMAVKWAKNLPVFSNLPFRDQVILLEEAWSELFLLCAIQWSMPLESCPLLAVPEPIPGKLLPATLDVRALQETLGRFKALAVDPTEFACMKAVVLFKPETRGLKDPEQVENLQDQSQVMLGQHNRSHYPGQPVRFGKLLLLLPALRFISSERVELLFFRRTIGNTPMEKLLCDMFKN